A region of Beijerinckia sp. 28-YEA-48 DNA encodes the following proteins:
- the leuD gene encoding 3-isopropylmalate dehydratase small subunit — MDKFTKLTGVAAPMPITNIDTDMIIPKQYLKTIARTGLGKGLFSELRYKEDGSENPDFILNKPAYRKAQIIVAEDNFGCGSSREHAPWALLDYGIRCVISTNFADIFYNNCFQNGVLPAKVSKEDLAKLMDDAGRGANATLTIDLEKQEIRGPDGGVVKFEIDPFRKNCLLEGLDDIGLTLTKDATIGSFESKTKAERPWL; from the coding sequence ATGGACAAATTCACCAAGCTGACCGGCGTCGCCGCGCCCATGCCGATCACCAATATCGACACGGACATGATCATTCCGAAGCAGTACCTGAAGACCATCGCCCGCACCGGCCTTGGCAAGGGCCTGTTTTCGGAGCTGCGCTACAAAGAGGACGGTTCGGAAAACCCGGATTTCATTCTCAACAAGCCGGCCTATCGCAAGGCCCAGATCATCGTCGCGGAAGACAATTTCGGCTGCGGGTCGTCGCGCGAGCATGCGCCGTGGGCTCTGCTCGATTACGGCATTCGTTGCGTCATCTCGACCAATTTCGCCGATATTTTCTACAACAACTGTTTCCAGAACGGCGTCCTGCCGGCCAAGGTCTCCAAGGAAGATCTGGCCAAGCTGATGGACGATGCCGGACGCGGCGCCAACGCCACGCTCACCATCGATCTGGAGAAACAGGAAATCCGCGGCCCCGACGGCGGCGTGGTCAAATTCGAGATCGATCCGTTCCGCAAAAACTGCCTGCTGGAAGGCCTCGACGACATCGGCCTCACCTTGACCAAGGATGCCACCATCGGCAGCTTCGAAAGCAAGACCAAGGCGGAGCGTCCCTGGCTCTAA
- a CDS encoding heme-binding protein, with amino-acid sequence MKLGTMTAVAAMVWMTSAVAQQAGAPATSQPSPPPAPPFGAPVTLDQAIKAATAAMAKAKDINVPNAVAVVEPSGDLVYFAKMNGAPYSAVQLAQQKAVASARYRRPTKVFYDAIEGGHPFYLTFPGVAGAPGGVPLIVDGKLIGAIGVSGGNGDQDMLVSGAGADALK; translated from the coding sequence ATGAAGCTAGGTACTATGACCGCCGTTGCGGCGATGGTTTGGATGACAAGCGCTGTCGCCCAGCAGGCTGGTGCTCCCGCAACCTCTCAGCCCAGCCCGCCGCCCGCGCCGCCCTTTGGCGCGCCAGTCACACTCGATCAAGCGATCAAAGCCGCGACAGCGGCGATGGCCAAGGCAAAAGACATCAACGTGCCCAATGCGGTCGCCGTCGTCGAACCCTCGGGCGACCTGGTTTATTTCGCCAAGATGAATGGCGCGCCCTATTCGGCGGTCCAGCTCGCGCAACAGAAGGCCGTGGCCTCGGCGCGTTATCGCCGGCCGACGAAGGTTTTCTATGACGCCATCGAGGGCGGCCATCCGTTCTATCTGACCTTCCCCGGTGTCGCTGGCGCGCCTGGCGGTGTTCCGCTGATCGTCGATGGCAAGCTGATCGGCGCGATCGGCGTCAGCGGCGGCAATGGCGATCAGGACATGCTGGTGTCGGGCGCCGGAGCCGATGCCCTGAAGTGA
- a CDS encoding metallopeptidase family protein: MADPNKPDWRNAMAPTLADFEAMADEAFARLPEEFRALCEGLVIRIDDFPADEVLDEMQAETEFDLLGLFQGRGLAQRGATLQTGEFPNMIWLYRRPILDYWAAHDETLSAIISHVLVHEIGHHFGFSDEDMENIEKQAD, from the coding sequence ATGGCTGATCCCAACAAGCCTGACTGGCGCAACGCCATGGCGCCCACGCTCGCAGATTTCGAGGCGATGGCCGATGAAGCCTTCGCCCGCCTGCCGGAAGAATTTCGCGCGCTGTGCGAAGGGCTCGTCATCCGCATCGACGATTTTCCCGCCGACGAAGTCCTCGATGAAATGCAGGCCGAAACCGAATTCGATCTGCTCGGCCTGTTTCAGGGCCGCGGCCTCGCCCAGCGCGGCGCCACGCTACAGACCGGCGAATTTCCCAATATGATCTGGCTCTATCGCCGCCCTATCCTCGATTATTGGGCGGCCCATGACGAGACGCTGAGCGCCATCATCAGCCATGTGCTCGTGCACGAGATCGGCCATCACTTTGGCTTCTCGGACGAGGACATGGAGAACATAGAAAAACAGGCGGATTAG
- the leuC gene encoding 3-isopropylmalate dehydratase large subunit, which yields MAKARTLYDKIWDDHVVEAQPDGTTLLYIDRHLVHEVTSPQAFEGLRLSGRKVRAPEKTLCVVDHNIPTTDRSKPIDDPESKAQIEQMATNAADFGLEYYDGVDVRQGICHIIGPEQGFTLPGTTIVCGDSHTATHGAFGALAHGIGTSEVEHVLATQTLIQKKSKNMRVTVDGKLPEDVTAKDIILAIIGEIGTAGGTSSVIEYDGEAIRSLSMEGRMTVCNMSIEGGARAGLVAPDEKTYEFLKGRPKAPKGADWDKALRYWDTLRTEDGAHFDRHVKLDAAKLPPLLTWGTSPEDVTTIGGNVPRLEDAKTEQQRAKFERAFAYMGFKGGEKMTDLAIDRAFIGSCTNGRIEDLRAAADIARIAISRGQKVPERINAMVVPGSGLVKQQAEEEGLDKIFLAAGFEWREPGCSMCLAMNPDKLAPGERCASTSNRNFEGRQGFRGRTHLVSPAMAAAAALAGHFVDVRTWK from the coding sequence ATGGCCAAGGCACGCACGCTTTATGACAAGATCTGGGACGACCATGTCGTCGAGGCTCAGCCGGATGGCACCACCCTCCTCTACATCGATCGCCACCTCGTTCACGAAGTGACCTCTCCGCAGGCTTTCGAAGGCCTGCGCCTGTCGGGCCGCAAGGTGCGCGCGCCGGAAAAGACCCTGTGCGTGGTCGACCACAACATTCCCACGACCGACCGCTCGAAGCCGATCGACGATCCCGAGAGCAAGGCCCAGATCGAGCAGATGGCGACGAACGCCGCCGATTTCGGCCTTGAATATTACGACGGTGTCGATGTCCGTCAGGGCATCTGCCACATCATCGGGCCGGAACAGGGCTTCACCCTGCCGGGCACGACCATCGTCTGCGGCGACAGCCACACCGCCACCCACGGCGCTTTCGGCGCGTTGGCGCACGGCATCGGCACGTCGGAAGTCGAGCATGTGCTCGCCACCCAGACGCTGATCCAGAAGAAGTCGAAGAACATGCGCGTGACCGTCGACGGCAAGCTGCCGGAAGACGTGACCGCCAAGGACATCATCCTCGCCATCATCGGCGAGATCGGCACCGCCGGCGGCACGTCGAGCGTCATCGAATATGACGGCGAGGCGATCCGCTCGCTGTCGATGGAAGGCCGCATGACCGTCTGCAACATGTCGATCGAAGGCGGCGCCCGCGCCGGCCTCGTCGCGCCGGACGAGAAGACCTATGAATTCCTGAAGGGCCGCCCGAAAGCGCCGAAGGGCGCCGATTGGGACAAGGCCTTGCGTTACTGGGATACGCTGCGCACCGAAGACGGCGCGCATTTCGACCGTCACGTGAAGCTCGACGCTGCCAAGTTGCCGCCGCTGCTCACCTGGGGCACGTCGCCGGAAGACGTCACCACCATCGGTGGTAACGTGCCGCGCCTCGAGGACGCCAAGACCGAGCAGCAGCGCGCCAAGTTCGAACGCGCCTTCGCTTACATGGGCTTCAAGGGCGGTGAGAAGATGACCGACCTGGCGATCGATCGCGCCTTCATCGGTTCGTGCACCAACGGCCGCATCGAAGACCTGCGCGCCGCCGCCGATATCGCCCGCATCGCCATCTCCCGTGGCCAGAAGGTGCCGGAACGCATCAACGCCATGGTCGTGCCCGGCTCCGGTCTCGTCAAACAGCAGGCGGAAGAAGAAGGTCTCGACAAGATCTTCCTGGCCGCCGGCTTCGAATGGCGCGAGCCCGGCTGCTCCATGTGCCTGGCCATGAACCCGGACAAGCTGGCGCCCGGCGAACGTTGCGCCTCGACCTCGAACCGCAATTTCGAAGGTCGTCAGGGCTTCCGTGGCCGCACTCATCTGGTCTCCCCCGCGATGGCGGCGGCAGCGGCGCTTGCCGGCCACTTCGTCGACGTCAGGACGTGGAAGTAG
- a CDS encoding amidohydrolase family protein: protein MKIDVHAHIVDRRYLDELSSTLALETERTDDGQLLFRHRGATIAWSREDMFDIGGRLKTMDSKGIDQRILSLSTPNVYLWDEPDQIAMARHINDALARICKQHPDRFIGLASLPLKNVEASLIELDRAIQELDMKGVIIGSNVDGAYLDAPHFAPLWEKIDRLRLPVFEHPMFPRSNDGFEGYELPLRLGMIFDTTLAATRFIYSGLFERYPNFPYILAHTGGALLMALERLDNGYRLFPDCRQHISRLPSEYASRLYYDTTAFGKNALDFALSTIGTSQLLFGTDDPFIGASPAHVEALSISQADKAAVFGGNAARVFGL from the coding sequence GTGAAGATTGATGTCCACGCCCATATCGTCGACCGACGCTACCTGGACGAACTCTCGTCCACCTTGGCGCTTGAGACGGAAAGAACCGACGATGGACAATTGCTCTTCCGCCATCGCGGCGCGACGATCGCCTGGTCGCGGGAAGATATGTTCGACATCGGCGGTCGCCTCAAGACCATGGATAGCAAGGGCATTGACCAGCGCATCCTCTCGCTGAGCACGCCAAACGTCTATCTGTGGGACGAGCCTGACCAGATCGCCATGGCGCGACACATCAACGACGCCCTAGCCCGCATCTGCAAGCAGCATCCCGACCGTTTCATCGGCCTCGCCAGCTTGCCCCTTAAGAACGTCGAAGCCTCGCTCATCGAGCTGGATCGCGCCATTCAAGAGCTGGACATGAAAGGCGTGATCATCGGCTCGAATGTCGATGGCGCCTATCTCGACGCTCCGCACTTCGCACCGCTGTGGGAGAAGATCGATCGTCTCAGGCTGCCGGTGTTCGAACATCCGATGTTCCCCAGAAGCAACGACGGGTTCGAAGGCTACGAACTGCCCCTGCGCCTGGGCATGATCTTCGACACAACGCTCGCCGCCACGCGCTTCATCTATTCGGGCCTATTCGAACGCTACCCAAACTTTCCCTATATCCTGGCTCACACGGGTGGCGCTTTGTTGATGGCGCTGGAGCGGCTCGACAACGGCTACCGTCTGTTTCCCGATTGCCGCCAGCATATTTCACGACTGCCGAGCGAATATGCGAGCCGGCTTTATTACGACACGACGGCTTTCGGAAAGAACGCTCTCGATTTCGCCCTCAGCACCATTGGCACAAGCCAATTGCTGTTTGGCACCGACGACCCGTTCATCGGCGCGAGCCCGGCCCATGTCGAGGCGCTGTCGATCTCGCAGGCCGACAAAGCCGCGGTCTTCGGCGGCAATGCCGCGCGGGTTTTTGGACTCTGA
- the sfsA gene encoding DNA/RNA nuclease SfsA, which produces MKFSPPLVPGRLVQRYKRFLADIVLDSGEEITAHCANPGAMLGLIDPGNRVWLSKSNNPARKLAYSWEIVEADFGRGPECVGINTSHPNGIVFEAIGRGFFPELTGYASARREVKYGRNSRVDILLEGNGRPLCYVEIKNIHMMRQPGLAEFPDCVTARGTKHLVELGDMVEAGHRAVMVYLIQMQADRFTLAADIDPTYAKTFAQARARGVEAMAVCCSVSPQAIEVDRRVEVVF; this is translated from the coding sequence ATGAAATTTTCTCCGCCTCTCGTCCCGGGCCGCCTCGTTCAGCGCTACAAGCGTTTTCTTGCCGATATTGTCCTCGACAGTGGTGAGGAGATCACCGCCCATTGCGCCAATCCGGGGGCGATGTTGGGGCTCATCGATCCGGGTAATCGGGTGTGGTTGTCGAAGTCGAACAATCCAGCCCGCAAGCTCGCCTATTCGTGGGAGATCGTCGAAGCCGATTTCGGTCGCGGGCCGGAATGTGTCGGCATCAATACGTCGCATCCCAATGGCATCGTGTTCGAGGCGATCGGCCGGGGCTTCTTTCCTGAACTCACGGGCTATGCATCGGCGCGGCGCGAAGTGAAATATGGCCGCAATAGCCGGGTCGATATTCTGCTTGAAGGCAATGGTCGGCCGCTGTGCTATGTGGAGATCAAGAATATCCACATGATGCGCCAGCCGGGCCTCGCCGAATTCCCCGATTGCGTCACCGCGCGGGGCACCAAGCATCTTGTCGAACTGGGTGACATGGTCGAGGCCGGGCATCGCGCCGTCATGGTCTATCTGATCCAGATGCAGGCCGACCGCTTCACACTGGCCGCCGATATCGATCCGACCTATGCGAAAACCTTCGCGCAAGCGCGCGCGCGTGGCGTCGAGGCCATGGCCGTGTGCTGCTCGGTCAGCCCGCAGGCGATCGAAGTCGATCGTCGCGTTGAGGTGGTGTTTTAA
- a CDS encoding ABC transporter substrate-binding protein, with translation MRIAKWIALAALAALPFAAPVQAQAPVKIRVAWVVPIANLPSLLMVKPELMRNNGKTYVFEPMRFQGTPPMITALATGELDIADFAYSSLALAIQNAGMNDLKVIADESRDGYADYYSAPYFVLKDGPIKEIKDLKGKSVASVGAGSAVDIALRAMLRKNGLEDKRDYNVVEAGFPNMAAMLTSKKVDLISSVLPFSLDPELQKVARPLFTIKDAIGPAQLVVWAAREPFLTKNRAAVLDFLEDSIRVQQWLVDPKNRDEVLQLAGKVANQPPERLSSWLFTKADNYRDPNLVPDIKALQANIDVQSDLGFLKGKIDISKYVDLSLVQEAAKRYSQGK, from the coding sequence ATGAGAATAGCCAAATGGATCGCGCTCGCCGCGCTTGCGGCATTGCCGTTCGCGGCACCGGTGCAAGCGCAAGCTCCGGTCAAAATCCGCGTCGCCTGGGTGGTGCCGATCGCCAATTTGCCATCGCTCTTGATGGTGAAGCCTGAACTCATGCGCAACAACGGCAAGACTTATGTGTTCGAGCCGATGCGCTTCCAAGGCACGCCGCCGATGATCACGGCGCTGGCCACCGGCGAACTCGACATCGCCGACTTCGCTTATTCATCTTTGGCCCTCGCCATCCAGAACGCTGGTATGAACGATCTGAAAGTCATCGCCGATGAATCGCGCGACGGCTATGCCGACTATTATTCGGCGCCGTATTTCGTGCTGAAGGATGGGCCGATCAAGGAGATCAAGGACCTGAAGGGTAAGAGCGTCGCGTCGGTCGGCGCGGGCTCGGCGGTCGATATCGCGCTGCGCGCCATGCTGCGTAAGAACGGCCTTGAGGATAAGCGCGATTACAATGTGGTCGAAGCGGGCTTTCCCAACATGGCGGCCATGCTGACCTCGAAAAAGGTCGATCTGATTTCGAGCGTGTTGCCGTTCTCGCTCGATCCGGAATTGCAGAAAGTGGCGCGGCCGCTCTTCACCATCAAGGATGCGATTGGTCCGGCGCAGCTCGTCGTCTGGGCGGCGCGTGAGCCGTTTCTCACCAAGAACCGCGCGGCGGTCTTGGACTTCCTGGAAGATTCCATCCGCGTGCAGCAATGGCTGGTCGATCCGAAGAATCGTGATGAGGTGTTGCAGCTTGCTGGCAAAGTGGCCAATCAGCCGCCGGAACGTTTGTCGAGCTGGCTGTTCACCAAGGCCGACAATTATCGCGATCCCAATCTCGTGCCCGACATCAAGGCGCTGCAGGCCAATATCGATGTGCAAAGCGACTTGGGTTTCCTGAAGGGCAAGATCGACATCAGCAAATATGTCGATCTCAGCCTCGTGCAGGAAGCGGCCAAGCGTTATAGCCAGGGTAAGTAG
- a CDS encoding ABC transporter permease, whose protein sequence is MALTQAFARTKRPRPWRWATLGYKVLAWSPLIILLVAWEATTRAGVFTPFMLPSLSSIAGRIADDYASGDLMMSIGTTLWRALAGFAISAVGGVLLGVLISQYRVVRWFFDPIISVGFPMPKIAFLPIMILWLGLFDVSKITMIAFNAIFPVVTATIAGIEGVEKQIIWSARNLGASRKRLMWDILLPAALPQILTGLQVALPIALIVGVLTEMAMGGYGVGAVMQTASRMADSPGVFAGIIEIAIVGYVLVRVMNVIRRRLLRWHPESLDATAG, encoded by the coding sequence ATGGCGTTGACGCAAGCCTTCGCACGCACGAAGCGACCGCGCCCGTGGCGCTGGGCGACGCTTGGCTACAAAGTCCTGGCCTGGTCGCCCTTGATCATTCTGCTGGTCGCCTGGGAGGCGACGACACGGGCCGGCGTGTTCACGCCCTTCATGCTGCCCTCGCTCTCGTCCATCGCCGGGCGCATCGCCGATGATTACGCCTCCGGCGATCTGATGATGTCGATTGGCACGACCTTGTGGCGGGCGCTCGCGGGCTTTGCCATTTCAGCGGTTGGCGGCGTGCTGCTGGGTGTTCTGATCTCGCAATACCGGGTGGTGCGCTGGTTCTTCGATCCGATCATATCGGTCGGCTTTCCGATGCCGAAGATCGCCTTCCTGCCGATCATGATCCTCTGGCTTGGCCTGTTCGACGTGTCGAAGATCACCATGATCGCCTTCAACGCGATCTTCCCGGTGGTGACGGCGACGATCGCCGGCATCGAAGGGGTCGAGAAACAGATCATCTGGTCGGCGCGCAATCTTGGCGCCAGTCGTAAGCGGCTGATGTGGGACATTCTGTTGCCGGCGGCTTTGCCGCAGATCCTCACCGGCTTGCAGGTGGCTTTGCCGATCGCGCTCATCGTCGGCGTGCTGACCGAAATGGCGATGGGTGGCTATGGCGTTGGCGCGGTGATGCAGACCGCGTCGCGCATGGCCGATTCACCGGGCGTCTTCGCCGGCATCATTGAGATCGCCATCGTTGGCTACGTGCTGGTGCGGGTGATGAATGTGATCCGCCGTAGGTTGTTGCGCTGGCATCCCGAAAGCCTGGATGCGACGGCGGGTTAA
- a CDS encoding MarR family winged helix-turn-helix transcriptional regulator, with product MPPANNTRPSLTATGHLALQHFMPYRIAVLARGVSAALAKQYRSLGISIPEWRVIAHLAEVGTCSSGDICLRTEMDKAKVNRAVTRLVAAGLVLSSISDQDRRLNVLKLAAKGRRIYDQIVPIALEHQRSLMAALSDRERREFENMIEKLQAQAHRLWGSDLSMDDARED from the coding sequence ATGCCCCCCGCCAACAACACGCGTCCCTCCCTGACAGCGACGGGCCACTTGGCCCTGCAGCACTTCATGCCCTATCGCATCGCCGTGCTGGCGCGCGGCGTCAGTGCCGCCCTGGCGAAGCAATATCGCTCGCTTGGCATCAGCATTCCCGAATGGCGCGTCATCGCCCATCTGGCAGAGGTCGGCACCTGCTCCTCCGGCGACATTTGCCTGCGCACCGAGATGGACAAAGCCAAGGTCAATCGCGCCGTGACACGGCTCGTCGCGGCGGGTCTCGTGCTGAGCTCCATTTCAGATCAAGACCGGCGCCTCAATGTGCTGAAGCTCGCCGCCAAGGGCCGGCGCATCTACGATCAGATCGTGCCGATCGCGCTTGAACACCAGCGCTCGCTCATGGCCGCTCTGTCGGATCGCGAGCGCCGAGAGTTTGAAAACATGATCGAAAAACTACAGGCACAGGCGCACCGCCTGTGGGGCTCGGACCTCTCGATGGACGATGCCCGTGAAGATTGA
- a CDS encoding ABC transporter permease, which translates to MQRLIRYSPLLILAVLWEAAARSGLVARSALPPLSDVIAAWFHLAATSDFWFNAAASLYRTFAGLILAVVIGAVIGIAMASSKPVRAVLNPIVEVFYPLPKSALIPVTAIWLGLGDASKILLIFLGCMLPVTLGAYNGARGAEQTLMWSARSLGASRLRMLFDVVAPSALPETLNGIRTALATSFVLLVSSEMIAARSGLGFMIGFLGDGGNFDAMFAVVFTVAFMGFLADRLYQAAMQRVLRWR; encoded by the coding sequence ATGCAACGGCTGATCCGCTATTCGCCCTTGCTGATCCTGGCGGTGCTGTGGGAAGCAGCGGCGCGTTCGGGGCTGGTGGCGCGCAGCGCCCTGCCGCCGTTGAGCGATGTCATCGCCGCCTGGTTTCATCTCGCCGCCACCTCGGATTTCTGGTTCAACGCGGCGGCTTCGCTCTATCGCACCTTCGCCGGCCTGATCCTGGCCGTGGTGATCGGCGCCGTCATCGGCATCGCCATGGCTTCGTCGAAGCCGGTGCGGGCTGTTCTCAATCCGATCGTCGAAGTGTTCTATCCGCTGCCGAAATCGGCGTTGATCCCGGTGACGGCGATCTGGCTCGGGCTCGGCGACGCCTCGAAAATCCTGCTGATCTTTCTGGGCTGCATGCTGCCGGTGACCTTGGGCGCCTATAATGGCGCGCGGGGCGCCGAGCAGACCTTGATGTGGTCGGCCCGCTCGCTGGGCGCCAGCCGGTTGCGCATGCTGTTTGACGTGGTGGCGCCAAGCGCCTTGCCGGAAACGCTCAACGGCATCCGCACGGCGCTGGCGACATCTTTCGTGCTGCTGGTCAGTTCCGAAATGATCGCCGCGCGCAGCGGCCTGGGCTTCATGATCGGCTTCTTGGGCGACGGCGGCAATTTCGACGCCATGTTCGCCGTGGTCTTCACGGTCGCCTTCATGGGCTTCCTCGCCGACCGGCTCTATCAGGCGGCCATGCAACGGGTGCTCAGATGGCGTTGA
- a CDS encoding ABC transporter ATP-binding protein yields the protein MQASAAAQIVVDKITHMYRPAHGQPVLAIDDVSLEVRPREFLALLGPSGCGKSTLLYLMGGFLPVEAGRILIDGKPVTGPGPDRGVVFQHFALFPWKTVRGNVLYGLERAGIPKAERLKRAQDYIDMVGLQGFEDSYPSQLSGGMRQRTAIARTLAIDPNILLMDEPFGALDAQTRSLMQSELLAIWRRSPKTVIFVTHDVQEAVYLAERIAVMSARPGRIKAIIETKFDRSDPHLFKQPAFIEKVDEIWDLVRNEAMLAQRLAAG from the coding sequence ATGCAGGCGTCAGCCGCAGCACAAATCGTCGTCGATAAAATCACCCATATGTACCGTCCCGCTCATGGCCAGCCCGTGCTGGCCATCGACGATGTTTCGCTGGAGGTGCGTCCGCGCGAATTTCTCGCCTTGCTGGGTCCGTCCGGCTGCGGAAAATCGACGCTGCTCTATCTGATGGGGGGATTTTTGCCGGTCGAGGCCGGCCGTATTCTGATCGACGGCAAGCCGGTGACGGGGCCGGGGCCGGACCGGGGCGTGGTGTTCCAGCATTTCGCTCTGTTTCCGTGGAAGACGGTGCGCGGCAATGTGCTCTACGGGCTCGAGCGCGCCGGCATTCCAAAAGCCGAGCGGCTGAAGCGGGCGCAGGACTATATCGATATGGTCGGCCTGCAGGGCTTCGAGGACAGCTATCCGTCGCAATTGTCGGGCGGCATGCGCCAGCGCACGGCGATCGCCCGCACCTTGGCCATCGATCCGAATATTCTCCTGATGGACGAACCGTTCGGCGCGCTCGATGCGCAGACGCGCAGCCTCATGCAGAGCGAACTGCTCGCCATCTGGCGGCGTTCCCCCAAGACGGTGATCTTCGTCACCCATGACGTGCAGGAAGCCGTCTATCTGGCGGAGCGCATCGCGGTGATGTCGGCGCGGCCGGGGCGAATCAAAGCCATTATCGAGACCAAGTTCGATCGCAGCGATCCGCATCTGTTCAAACAGCCGGCCTTTATCGAAAAGGTCGACGAGATCTGGGATCTGGTGCGCAACGAGGCGATGCTGGCGCAGCGTTTGGCGGCCGGCTGA
- a CDS encoding tripartite tricarboxylate transporter substrate-binding protein — protein sequence MIGSGRLFAAVGLSLSCGLSSGLATAETYPSKPITFIVPFVAGGTSDVIARLTAEEMSRALGQPLVIENVGGAGGAVGLARASRAAPDGYTVTIGNAGNAAAIYWTTENLQFSPESFTPVGLIAKTSPVVALRKNFPGTTVAEIIAYAKQNPGKMSFGHAGVGSTNYLICMSFLKAAAIEVSLVGYRGASPALNDAMGGHLDGICDSATSVANAINGGEVKGLVVSATHRLKVLPNVPTAQEAGVPTFQAEGWNALFAPAGLPEPIIAKLNDALRKAVASDTMQSRLTDLSALPASGDELSSEYVRQLVPKEVEKYRVLLGK from the coding sequence ATGATCGGATCGGGACGTCTTTTTGCAGCGGTGGGCTTGAGCCTGTCTTGTGGCCTGTCCTCTGGTTTGGCTACGGCGGAAACCTATCCGTCGAAACCGATCACCTTCATCGTACCTTTCGTCGCCGGCGGCACGTCGGACGTGATCGCACGTCTGACCGCCGAAGAAATGTCGCGCGCTCTAGGCCAGCCTCTGGTCATCGAAAATGTCGGTGGCGCCGGCGGCGCCGTTGGCCTCGCCCGCGCCTCACGCGCCGCGCCCGATGGCTATACGGTGACAATAGGCAATGCCGGCAACGCTGCCGCCATCTATTGGACGACCGAGAACCTGCAGTTCAGCCCAGAGTCTTTCACTCCTGTCGGATTGATCGCCAAAACCTCGCCTGTGGTCGCTCTGCGCAAGAATTTTCCCGGCACGACGGTGGCCGAGATCATCGCCTATGCCAAGCAGAATCCCGGCAAGATGAGCTTCGGCCATGCCGGCGTCGGCTCAACTAACTATTTGATCTGTATGAGCTTCTTGAAGGCTGCCGCGATCGAGGTGTCACTCGTCGGCTATCGCGGCGCCTCGCCCGCCCTCAACGACGCCATGGGCGGCCATCTCGATGGCATCTGCGATTCCGCCACCTCGGTCGCGAACGCCATCAACGGCGGCGAGGTGAAGGGTCTCGTCGTCTCCGCCACCCATCGGCTGAAAGTCCTGCCGAACGTGCCAACGGCGCAGGAGGCCGGCGTGCCCACCTTCCAGGCGGAAGGCTGGAACGCCCTGTTCGCCCCTGCGGGCTTGCCTGAGCCAATTATTGCCAAGCTCAACGACGCTCTGCGCAAGGCCGTCGCTAGCGACACGATGCAGTCGCGCCTCACCGACCTGTCGGCGCTGCCGGCCTCGGGCGACGAACTGTCGTCCGAATATGTCCGTCAGCTCGTGCCCAAGGAAGTCGAAAAATATCGAGTATTGCTGGGCAAATAG